The Seriola aureovittata isolate HTS-2021-v1 ecotype China chromosome 12, ASM2101889v1, whole genome shotgun sequence genome window below encodes:
- the si:ch1073-184j22.1 gene encoding erythroferrone, which produces MLLRLSQGRSSPGGAGGLLLLPVLLGLMMMMMMTAVVVETASVDDVESEESQEMLDEDEAVSTEILESASSDLSRVSPLSSWLIFRRNSNKGDNRRTKGSRRTSKHGLPGPPGPPGPQGPQGPPAPLLPQQQELIQELQLKLRDMAGGVCLLCDRPPRVSTSFLSRLLQPVTIPRRSLLELQSFSKPSDSEQSFQRGQSFNTSTGRYTAPVSGFYQLTASLLIESGDRVQVRLRDSVRAAICIESLCQSNLSVESVMGVAAAGGTFSILLTGTLYLQAGEYVSVFVDNATGSAISVLQDSLFSGILLGV; this is translated from the exons ATGCTGCTCAGGTTATCCCAGGGAAGGAGCTCTCCAGGTGGGGCAggagggctgctgctgctccctgtGCTCCTGggattgatgatgatgatgatgatgacggcGGTGGTAGTGGAGACGGCGAGCGTCGATGACGTAGAGAGTGAAGAGAGTCAGGAGATGCTGGATGAGGACGAGGCTGTCAGCACCGAGATCCTG GAGTCGGCGTCCTCCGACCTGTCCAGAGTGTCTCCTCTCAGCTCCTGGCTCATCTTTAGAAGAAACTCCAACAAGGGGGACAACCGGAGAACCAAAGGGTCCAGGAGAACCTCCAAG CATGGTCTTCCAGGCCCTCCAGGACCTCCAGGACCACAGGGGCCTCAgggcccccccgcccccctcctgCCCCAACAACAGGAGCTCATCCAGGAGCTGCAGCTAAAACTGAGAG aCATGGCAGGAGgagtgtgtctgctgtgtgatcGTCCTCCTCGTGTCTCCACCTCCTTCCTCAGTCGCCTCCTGCAGCCTGTCACCATCCCCCGCCGCAGCCTGCTGGAGCTGCAGTCCTTCAGcaag CCCTCAGACTCTGAGCAGAGCTTCCAGAGGGGTCAGAGCTTCAACACCAGCACCGGCCGATACACAGCACCCGTCTCTGGCTTCTACCAGCTCACAGCCAGCCTCCTGATAG agtctGGTGACAGAGTCCAGGTCCGGCTCAGAGACAGTGTGAGGGCAGCGATCTGCATCGAGTCTCTGTGTCAGAGTAACCT CTCTGTGGAGTCGGTGATGGGCGTGGCAGCTGCTGGAGGAACCTTCAGCATCTTACTGACAGGAACGCTGTATCTACAG gctggaGAGTACGTCTCAGTGTTTGTGGACAACGCCACCGGCTCGGCCATCAGCGTCCTGCAGGACTCCCTGTTCTCTGGGATCCTGCTTGGAGTCTGA